The Hahella sp. HNIBRBA332 genome window below encodes:
- the acs gene encoding acetate--CoA ligase, whose product MSTHETHPAPADIAKNAWADKETYLRMYQESIEDPEGFWRQHGTRIDWIKPYTQVKDVDYSQQNLHIRWFHDGTLNACYNCLDRHLPQRAQQTAIIWEGDDPADDAKITYQELYDKVCKLSNALKDMGVKKGDVVTIYMPMIPEAAMAMLACARIGAPHSVVFGGFSPEALAGRIEDCKSRFVITADEGVRGGRIVPLKKNVDAAAEITASKGAEVDKVLVVKRTGNTVNWSEGRDVWYHDAVANASTDCPPEEMAAEDPLFILYTSGSTGKPKGVLHTTGGYMVYASMTHQYVFDYKDGDIYWCTADVGWITGHSYIVYGPLANGAVTLMFEGVPNYPDASRCWQVVDKHNVNIFYTAPTAIRALMRLGDEPVVKSSRKALKLLGTVGEPINPEAWDWYYDVVGEKRCPIVDTWWQTETGGILITPLPGATALKPGSATLPFFGVKPALVDNEGALLDGTVSGNLVLLDSWPGQMRTVYGDHQRFVQTYFSSYPGMYFTGDGARRDEDGYYWITGRVDDVLNVSGHRLGTAEVESALVEHDAVAEAAVVGFPHDVKGQGIYAYVTLGVGFEPSDALLNELKQMVRKEIGPIATPDVIQFSPGLPKTRSGKIMRRILRKIAADETDSLGDTSTLADPSVVDDLISNRVRA is encoded by the coding sequence ATGAGTACACACGAAACCCATCCTGCGCCGGCCGACATTGCAAAAAACGCCTGGGCCGACAAAGAGACCTACTTGCGCATGTATCAGGAATCCATCGAGGATCCGGAAGGTTTCTGGAGGCAGCATGGAACGCGAATCGACTGGATCAAACCTTACACCCAAGTTAAAGACGTCGACTACTCGCAGCAGAACCTGCATATCCGCTGGTTCCACGACGGTACATTGAACGCCTGTTATAACTGCCTTGATCGCCACCTGCCGCAACGCGCGCAGCAGACCGCCATCATCTGGGAAGGCGATGACCCCGCCGATGACGCCAAAATCACTTATCAAGAGCTCTACGACAAGGTTTGCAAACTGTCCAATGCACTGAAGGACATGGGGGTCAAGAAAGGCGACGTAGTGACCATCTACATGCCGATGATTCCAGAAGCCGCCATGGCGATGCTGGCCTGCGCACGGATTGGCGCGCCGCACTCAGTGGTGTTCGGCGGGTTTTCGCCGGAAGCGTTGGCCGGACGCATCGAGGACTGTAAGTCCCGCTTCGTCATCACGGCGGATGAGGGCGTGCGCGGCGGACGCATCGTGCCTCTGAAAAAGAATGTCGACGCCGCAGCGGAGATTACCGCCAGCAAAGGCGCGGAAGTGGATAAAGTGCTGGTGGTCAAACGCACCGGCAATACAGTGAACTGGAGTGAAGGTCGCGACGTCTGGTATCACGACGCCGTCGCCAATGCGTCAACCGACTGCCCGCCGGAAGAAATGGCGGCGGAAGATCCGCTGTTCATCCTTTATACCTCCGGCTCCACCGGCAAACCCAAGGGCGTGCTGCACACCACTGGCGGCTACATGGTATACGCCTCTATGACTCACCAGTACGTCTTTGACTACAAAGACGGCGATATCTACTGGTGCACCGCAGACGTGGGCTGGATCACAGGTCACAGCTACATCGTATACGGACCGCTGGCGAACGGCGCCGTGACGCTGATGTTTGAAGGCGTGCCGAACTATCCTGACGCCTCCCGCTGCTGGCAAGTGGTGGATAAGCACAACGTCAATATATTCTACACCGCGCCTACCGCAATCCGCGCACTGATGCGTCTGGGCGACGAACCGGTGGTGAAGAGCTCCCGCAAAGCACTGAAACTGCTTGGTACTGTCGGCGAGCCGATCAATCCGGAAGCCTGGGACTGGTATTACGATGTCGTCGGTGAAAAACGCTGCCCCATCGTCGATACCTGGTGGCAGACCGAGACCGGCGGTATTTTGATCACCCCGCTGCCGGGCGCTACTGCGCTGAAACCGGGCTCCGCCACGCTACCTTTCTTCGGCGTTAAACCTGCGTTGGTGGACAACGAGGGCGCGTTGCTGGATGGGACTGTATCAGGCAATCTGGTGCTGCTTGACAGCTGGCCTGGCCAGATGAGAACTGTTTACGGCGATCATCAGCGTTTTGTGCAGACCTATTTTTCCAGCTATCCCGGTATGTATTTCACTGGCGACGGCGCCCGTCGCGACGAAGACGGTTACTACTGGATCACTGGTCGCGTGGACGACGTCCTGAACGTCTCTGGTCACCGTCTGGGCACCGCTGAAGTGGAAAGCGCGCTGGTGGAGCACGACGCGGTGGCGGAAGCGGCCGTAGTGGGCTTTCCCCACGACGTCAAAGGGCAGGGCATCTACGCCTATGTCACCCTGGGCGTGGGCTTCGAGCCTTCCGACGCACTGCTGAATGAGTTGAAACAGATGGTGCGCAAGGAAATTGGCCCTATTGCGACGCCAGATGTAATTCAATTCTCGCCAGGCCTGCCGAAGACGCGTTCCGGCAAAATCATGCGGCGCATTTTGCGGAAGATTGCTGCGGACGAGACGGACTCCCTGGGCGATACCTCTACTTTGGCGGATCCCTCGGTTGTGGATGATCTGATCAGTAATCGCGTCAGGGCCTGA
- a CDS encoding glutaredoxin family protein: MRTFKLYGTLGCHLCDVAEEVINDVLEANPDALNFIALAKVDISDSDDLITAYAERIPVLACAETQAELAWPFDHQAFVNFLNQNLR; this comes from the coding sequence ATGCGCACTTTCAAGTTGTACGGAACCCTTGGCTGCCATTTATGTGATGTGGCGGAAGAGGTAATCAACGATGTGTTGGAAGCCAATCCTGACGCATTGAACTTTATCGCCCTTGCGAAGGTCGATATCAGCGACAGCGATGATTTGATAACGGCGTACGCCGAACGCATTCCAGTGCTCGCCTGCGCGGAGACCCAGGCGGAACTGGCCTGGCCCTTCGATCATCAGGCCTTTGTGAATTTTCTGAATCAGAACCTGAGGTAA